In Salmo trutta chromosome 37, fSalTru1.1, whole genome shotgun sequence, the following proteins share a genomic window:
- the plekhf2 gene encoding pleckstrin homology domain-containing family F member 2, whose protein sequence is MVDRLANSEANSKRIQVVEGCFGTAGQPLVIPGRVLIGEGVLTKLCRKKPKARQFFLFNDILVYGNIVIQKKKYNKQHIIPLESVTIDTVADEGDLRNGWLIKTPTKSFAVYAATATEKSEWMSHIGKCVGDLLEKSGKAPTGEHAAVWIPDSEATLCMRCQKIKFTPLSRRHHCRKCGYVVCGPCSDKKFLLPSQSSKPVRVCEFCYLQLASAGGGMGLGPRSDSYSRSGSKFNNVSDDEDEEDSSD, encoded by the coding sequence ATGGTGGACCGGCTGGCAAACAGCGAGGCCAACTCCAAGCGGATCCAGGTAGTCGAGGGCTGCTTCGGCACGGCGGGCCAGCCACTGGTTATACCGGGCCGCGTACTCATCGGTGAGGGTGTGCTCACCAAGCTGTGTCGCAAGAAGCCCAAGGCGCGCCAGTTCTTCCTGTTCAACGACATCCTGGTGTACGGCAACATTGTCATCCAGAAGAAGAAGTACAACAAGCAGCACATCATTCCGCTGGAGAGCGTCACCATCGACACGGTGGCTGACGAAGGCGACCTGCGGAACGGCTGGCTCATCAAGACACCCACCAAGTCCTTTGCCGTCTACGCCGCCACCGCTACCGAGAAGTCAGAGTGGATGAGCCACATCGGCAAGTGCGTGGGCGACCTGTTGGAGAAGAGCGGCAAGGCGCCGACTGGCGAGCACGCCGCCGTCTGGATACCAGACTCAGAGGCCACCCTCTGCATGCGCTGCCAGAAGATCAAGTTCACGCCCCTCAGCCGCCGCCACCACTGCCGCAAGTGCGGTTATGTGGTTTGTGGCCCGTGCTCTGACAAGAAGTTCCTGCTGCCCAGCCAGTCGTCCAAGCCGGTACGTGTGTGTGAGTTCTGTTACCTGCAGCTGGCCTCCGCAGGAGGGGGGATGGGCTTAGGCCCACGCTCGGACTCCTACAGCCGGTCAGGGTCAAAGTTCAACAACGTGTCGGACGACGAAGATGAGGAGGACAGCAGTGACTGA